The Coffea arabica cultivar ET-39 chromosome 4e, Coffea Arabica ET-39 HiFi, whole genome shotgun sequence genome includes a window with the following:
- the LOC113741068 gene encoding (-)-germacrene D synthase-like codes for MQPNWRGLPRLEARNYISVYEKDHSHKTTLLKLAKLDFNMLQSLHKEELHEISLWWKELDFARKLPFARDRIVVDYLWIVGVYFEPQYGLPRKILSKVIAMASVIDDVYDVYGTYKELEIFTEAIERWDVGCIKQLPDYMKICYQTLLDVFEEIEQAMVKTGRSYQSYYAKEAMKMLIRAYFVEAKWLGMAMGAGSFV; via the exons ATGCAGCCTAATTGGAGGGGTTTACCAAGATTAGAGGCCAGGAATTACATATCTGTTTATGAAAAAGATCATTCACATAAGACAACTTTACTAAAGCTGGCTAAGCTGGATTTTAACATGCTACAATCTCTGCACAAGGAGGAGCTACATGAAATATCCCT GTGGTGGAAAGAATTAGACTTTGCCCGAAAACTTCCATTTGCTAGAGATCGAATTGTTGTGGACTACTTATGGATTGTGGGAGTCTATTTTGAGCCTCAATATGGTCTTCCCAGAAAGATTCTGTCAAAAGTTATCGCAATGGCATCCGTAATTGATGATGTCTATGATGTTTACGGGACTTACAAAGAACTTGAAATCTTCACAGAAGCGATCGAAAG ATGGGATGTTGGCTGCATAAAACAACTCCCAGATTACATGAAGATTTGTTACCAAACACTCTTAGATGTGTTTGAAGAAATTGAGCAAGCTATGGTCAAAACAGGAAGATCATATCAATCATATTATGCGAAGGAAGCA ATGAAGATGCTGATTCGTGCCTACTTTGTTGAGGCTAAGTggctagggatggcaatgggggcgg ggagtttcgtcTAG